The genomic DNA GGCGTCGATGACAGCCTGACGGCAGGCGGGCGGGATATTGCCGCGACCGAAGCCTTCGAGGACGATACCGCTGACGCGTTTTTCGATCAGGCAGCGCAGGAGAAGGTCGTCTTGTCCTGTCGCCATTTTGACGAGGTAGACATCTTCGGCGAGCGTGTCGGTCGTGATATGTTCGCGCGCAAGCGGACGAGCGCGCCATACGATACGGTCTTCGTCTGCGTAGCCGAGTGCGCCCCATGCAGGCGAGGTGAAGGCGTGCGGATTGGCGCTGTGCGTCTTGGTGACGGAGCGGGCACTGTGTATCTCTTCGTTCATGACGACGAGGACGCCCATTTCGCCTGCCGCGTGATCGGAGGCGGTACGGACGGCGGTGAGGATATTTTTCGGGCCGTCGGCACTCGTTTCGTTTCCGCTTCGCATGGCGGCGGTGAGGCAGACGGGTTTTGTCGTGGTGAGTGTGAGGTCGAGGAGGTACGCCGTTTCTTCGACGGTATCGGTGCCGTGCGTGATGACGAAGCCTGCGACCGTGTCGTCTTCTGCAAGGCGGTCGATCTCTTTGGCAAGGGCGAGCATACGAGAAGGCGTCATATGCGGGCTGGGGATGTTGGAGAATTCGACGACTTCGAGCGGAAGCTCTGATGACAGTTCGGGGACGGCTTCTACGAGCTCGGCTCCGCTGACGGCAGGGACGAGGCCTTGTTTTTCTTGGTCGAATCGCATGGCGATGGTACCGCCCGTGCTGATGAGAATGATCTTTTTCATATCGTATCTCCTTTGATGTCTTGTTTCTGTCGATGCGAGCCGGGGCCGTCTTTGGCGATGGTGACGCCTGCTTCGCCGAATGTTTTCATATCGTTTAGCATATGGAGAGCTGCGTGCATGAGGGTAAAGCCGAGCATTGCGCCGAGCCCTTTTTCTGCGGAAAGGCCTAAGTGGAGCGGTGCAGGCAGGTCGAGCGTGTGCATCAGGTCGCGTACGTTTTCTTCCTGCGGACGATGCGCGGTGAAAAGGTAGTTACGGCAGAGCGGTTCTTGCTTGACGGCGCGCTCTGCGGCGGTGAGTGATGCTCTGCTGTCGAGGAAAACGGCGATGCGATGTGCTGATGCGCCGAGTATGATGCCTGTCATCGTATCGATGTCCGTTTCGTCGCCGAGCGCAAGTCCGATCATGCGGATGCCGTCACGTGCGGCAGATTCGGCGAGATTGATACCGCAGGCGATGTCGCCATGATGAGATACAGACTGCACTTCTGTTTTGACGGTGTGTGCCATGGCGAGGATAGCTGGGGATATATTCGGAGAGAATAGATAGAGCCGTTGTTTGCCTTGCTTGGGCGGGCGTGCTTCTTTGCGGATCCCTGCCAGACGAACGGCGAACTGTTCGAGCATACCGAGACTGCCGAGCGGTTTGCTGAGGTTGTCGATGAGGAGTTGGCATCGGTCACTGCTCGCGCGGTCGAGCGGACGTATCGTCGGTTCTGTCTGCACAGCGGTCGCGGTCTGTGGGTCTTTCGTGGTCGCCTGCTCTCCCGTATAGAGAGATATCGCGATGTCCAAGATAGCTTGGGCGATCGACGCGCCCGTACCTTCGCCGAGACGAAGTCTCATGTCGATGCAGGGCTTCAAGTTCAGGTGTCGGAGCATATGGACGTGTGCCTGCTCTGCCGACAGGTGCGAGCCTATCATATAGTCGCGGACGTTCGGCGCGAGGGCAGTTGCTATCATGGCGGCGGCAGAGGCGTTGAATCCGTCGATGATGACGACGGCACCGTATGCTCCTGCGCCGAGGATCGCGCCTGCCAGACAGCCAAGCTCATATCCGCCGACTTTCGCGAGAACGTCAAGCCCGTCAGACGGGTCGGGACGGTTGACGGCGAGTGCATCGGCGACGGCTTTTGTCTTGATGAGCATGCGCGCATCGGAGATACCTGTACCGCGTCCCGTTACCGCTTCGGCAGACATCCCCGTAAAAGCGGCGCAGATGGCGGCAGACGAGGTCGTGTTGCCGATGCCCATCTCACCGAGCGAGAACGAGCGGCAGCCTTCGGCGACTTTGTCCCGTACGAGCGCGATACCTACCTCAAGCGCACGCACCGCTTCTTCGCGTGTCATGGCAGGCCCTGCGGTAAAGTTTCGCGTACTGTATGCTATCTTTTTATGTATGAGATTCGGAATATCGGATACATCAGAAGCGATGCCGACATCGACGACGACCATATCGGCATGGGCGAAGTTCGCGAGCGCATTTGCTCCCGCACCGTGTGCGATGAGATAGTTTTTCGTCATTTCGACCGTCGTTTCGACAGGGTATGCGCTGATACCAAGCTCTGCGACACCGTGGTCGGCCACGGCGAGAATGAGGCATTTTTTCGGCACAGTCGGCATCGGGCTTTGCGTGACAGCACCGTAGCGAGCAGCGAGATCGGCGATGAGGTCGTCAATGCCCGTTCGGCGCGTGAAATCGGACGATATTTGTTGATATAGGGCGGTGTCAAGCGGCTTTATCGCTCGGCACGTATCGGTCAAGAGGGTCATGGTAAGCTCCTTCGTGTAAGATGATACTTTCATCATAGCACAAAACGGGACGAAACAGCAACGATATTCCATGAAAAGGAAATCGCAGGCAGGGAAACAGGCAGAAGCGTCGAATATATAGACAGATGATCGCCTGTGTGGGCAGGCAGAAGGGAATGGTGATACCAATGAAATTATTCTTGGATACAGCAAATGTAGATGAGATCAGAAAAGCGAACGACCTCGGCGTGATCTGCGGTGTAACGACGAACCCGTCGCTTATTGCCAAAGAAGGTCGTAATTTTGAAGAAGTCGTCAAAGAGATCTGCTCGATCGTAGACGGCCCTATCAGCGCAGAGGTCATCAGCCTCGACGCAGAAGGCATGGTAGCAGAAGCGATCCCGCTCGCGGCTATCCATCCGAACATTATCATTAAGATTCCGATGACGCTCGAAGGTCTCAAAGCGACGAAACAGCTTACGGCAAAAGGCATCAAAACGAACGTGACGCTTATCTTCTCGGCGAATCAGGCACTCCTTGCGGCTCGTGCAGGCGCAACGTACGTCAGCCCGTTCATCGGTCGTCTTGACGACATCAACCAAGATGGTATGGACGTGATCCGTGAGATCGCAGAGATGTTCAGCATCCACGGCATCAACAGCGAAATTATCGCGGCAAGCGTTCGTACGCCGCTTCATGTAACGCAGTCGGCTCTCGCAGGTGCGGATATTGCGACGGTTCCGTACAAAGTTATCGAAGCAATGAGCAAACATCCGCTCACGGACAAAGGCATCGAACGATTCCTCGCGGACTGGGAAACGGTCAAAAATAAATAATCGGTAAACACAAGGCGTATCGGCTTCGGTCGGTACGCTTTTTTTATGCGTGTGCGCTGATAAAGTCGCCCGTTTCGGTCATACTAACGAAAAGACGACGAAGGAGGGGTATGATGCGGTGGCAGTCGCTTTTTGCATGGCTTCGGTATCGGCCGAGCGAGGAGGCAGAACCGTTCGTCCTGCGGGAGAATACGGCGGACGATATCGCGCGTGCGATAACAGATGCCGATTCCTCGCGTGTGCAGGCGATGGCGGACGATATGAAGGCAGGCGAGAAGGAGAAAGATAGCCTTGCGTGCGGTGGTGGCGAGCAGACGACGGAGGTCGATAGCCGCGACGAGCAGACGACGGAGGTCGATAGCCGCGACGGGCAGACGACGGAGGACGATGGTCGCGACGGGCAGACGATGAAGGAAGGCAGGTCGCGCGGTGATGGAAAAGAGCAGTCTGCACAAGGGACATCGCATGATGCAGAGGACGATATCCTGCGCATGAAGCAGGCTGACTTCGCCCTGCGCGAGGACGAGCTTGCGCCTGTCATGCTCGCGTATCGGCACGGCTTTACCCAAGCAGAGGACGTGGCGGTCAGTCGTTCGCTCGAGGAGAATGCGAACGCGCTGGAGAGGCTGTATCATGCGGACAGGACGGACGACTTGAAACTGCGCTTTTTCACGCTGAAAAGTACGATGAAAAAAGGGCTTCTCCTTGCGTATATCGACGGCATGGTCGATGCGAAGCTTGCGACGCAGTCTGTCATCGAACCGCTGATGATTTTTGCCGAGGAGCGGGCGGTGCGTTCTGCCGATGTGATGGCAGAGCGTATCAGGCGGCAGTTTTTGCCGATGATGCAGACGGTGGAGGCGAAGGATTTCGGCATGGTCGTCAAGGTGCTCAACAAGGGCGGCGGTGCGCTTTTTATCGAGGAGAGCGATACTGCGTTTCTCCTTGAGATGGCAGGCTATCCGATGCGCGCTGTCGGCAAGGCGCAGATCGAAGAAACGGTGCGCGGTTCGCAGGCCTCGTTTACCGAATCGATGCGCGGTAATATCTCGCAGGTACGTGCGCTCATTCGAAGCGAAAATCTCGTTGCCGAGGTGGTGACGGTCGGGCGCATCAATCGGAAGGAGTGTGCGATCCTGTCGGTCGACGGTATCGTCAATCCGTCGCTCGTACGTGAGATGAAACGGCGCATAGAGGGCGTGACGGTCGATCATGTGTTCGACTGCGGTGCGCTGATGCAGTTTTTGACGGAGCGGAGGACGCAGTTTCCGCAGATGCTGACGACGGAGCGTCCCGACCGTACGGCAGAAGCACTCATGCAGGGGCGTGTGGCGATCCTCTTGGACGGCGACCCGTTCGCGTCTGTTGTGCCTGCGCTGTTGTGGGATTTTTTCCATAGTACGGAGGATTATGAGATGCGTCCGCCGAGTGCGCTCTTTATGCGGGTGCTTCGCTATCTCGGTGCGCTCGTGACGATGCTGTTGCCGGGACTTTATATCGCGCTGACATATTTTCATCAGGAGGCGATACCGACGCAGCTGCTCGTCGTGATCGCAGGGTATCGTCAGATGGTGCCGTTTCCGTCGCTTATCGAGATGCTCCTTCTGATCGTTTCGTTCGAGTTTATCCGCGAAGCGACGCTCCGTGTGCCTTCGAGGCTCGGTGGGTCTATCAGTATCGTCGGTGCTATCATCTTGGGGCAGGCGGCCGTTACGGCGAAGCTCGTCAGTCCCGTGCTTGTCGTCGTCGTTGCGCTGACGGGTCTGGCATCGTATATCCTGCCCGAATATCGGTTCGCGTTCTCGCTGCGCGTCTGCCAGTATGCGTTTTTGATAGCGGGCGGTATGACAGGGCTCGTCGGTATCAGTCTTTTATTGGTGCTTCTTCTCATCGACCTTGCAGGCATGGCATCGTTCGGCGTGCCGTTCCTCTCTCCGCTGATGCCGCGTGCGTCGGGCGGATACGGCGAGGAAGATGTGCGCCCCGATGTCTTGAGCCCTGTGCGCATCGTCAAAGCAGAGGGCGGCGGCAAGCGGTGGCAGAAGGAGGCGCGTGAATGATGGGTAGCGGTATCGGTCAGTTCGCCCAAGGCGTGGACGGCAGGCACCAAAAGGAGGCAGGCGAATGAGAGAGCGCGGGATCAGTCATCGGGAGGCGAGTGCGCTCGTCTGGATATGCGTACTGCCGTCGATGTTTTTGCTGGAGCCTAGCATGAGCATTGCGCGGGCAGGGACGAGTGCGTATCTTGTGAAGGTCGGGAGCGGTCTGGTGTTTTTCGCGCTCGCGTGGTGGATGATGGTGATGGTCGAAAGGTATGCTGCGCGTGCGGGTGCGTTCACGTTTGGCGACTTTCTTGCGCATTATTTAACAAGAGGTGTGGCGCGGTGCGTGCTGGCTCTGTGGGCAGGGCTTTTTCTGGTGCATCTTATCCTTTTGCTGAGGACGGTCGCGGAGAGTACGGCCAAGACGGCACTCGGGCAGTCGGAGATATCGCTTCCGCTCGTTTTGTTCGGCGGTGCGATGATGCTCGGTGTACGATATCGGCTGACGGCGCTTCTTCGGGCATCGTATCTGCTCGCGCTCTTTGCGGGCGGTCTGGTGGCAGTATTGGTTCTGTTTCTTTTGCCGATGATGCAGGCAGAACTGCTTTTGCCGTGGCAGGGATACGGCCATGCGGTGACAGCTCGCGAGGTGGTCTTTGAT from Selenomonadales bacterium includes the following:
- a CDS encoding spore germination protein encodes the protein MMRWQSLFAWLRYRPSEEAEPFVLRENTADDIARAITDADSSRVQAMADDMKAGEKEKDSLACGGGEQTTEVDSRDEQTTEVDSRDGQTTEDDGRDGQTMKEGRSRGDGKEQSAQGTSHDAEDDILRMKQADFALREDELAPVMLAYRHGFTQAEDVAVSRSLEENANALERLYHADRTDDLKLRFFTLKSTMKKGLLLAYIDGMVDAKLATQSVIEPLMIFAEERAVRSADVMAERIRRQFLPMMQTVEAKDFGMVVKVLNKGGGALFIEESDTAFLLEMAGYPMRAVGKAQIEETVRGSQASFTESMRGNISQVRALIRSENLVAEVVTVGRINRKECAILSVDGIVNPSLVREMKRRIEGVTVDHVFDCGALMQFLTERRTQFPQMLTTERPDRTAEALMQGRVAILLDGDPFASVVPALLWDFFHSTEDYEMRPPSALFMRVLRYLGALVTMLLPGLYIALTYFHQEAIPTQLLVVIAGYRQMVPFPSLIEMLLLIVSFEFIREATLRVPSRLGGSISIVGAIILGQAAVTAKLVSPVLVVVVALTGLASYILPEYRFAFSLRVCQYAFLIAGGMTGLVGISLLLVLLLIDLAGMASFGVPFLSPLMPRASGGYGEEDVRPDVLSPVRIVKAEGGGKRWQKEARE
- the fsa gene encoding fructose-6-phosphate aldolase, which gives rise to MKLFLDTANVDEIRKANDLGVICGVTTNPSLIAKEGRNFEEVVKEICSIVDGPISAEVISLDAEGMVAEAIPLAAIHPNIIIKIPMTLEGLKATKQLTAKGIKTNVTLIFSANQALLAARAGATYVSPFIGRLDDINQDGMDVIREIAEMFSIHGINSEIIAASVRTPLHVTQSALAGADIATVPYKVIEAMSKHPLTDKGIERFLADWETVKNK
- a CDS encoding asparaginase, with translation MKKIILISTGGTIAMRFDQEKQGLVPAVSGAELVEAVPELSSELPLEVVEFSNIPSPHMTPSRMLALAKEIDRLAEDDTVAGFVITHGTDTVEETAYLLDLTLTTTKPVCLTAAMRSGNETSADGPKNILTAVRTASDHAAGEMGVLVVMNEEIHSARSVTKTHSANPHAFTSPAWGALGYADEDRIVWRARPLAREHITTDTLAEDVYLVKMATGQDDLLLRCLIEKRVSGIVLEGFGRGNIPPACRQAVIDA
- a CDS encoding GerAB/ArcD/ProY family transporter — translated: MRERGISHREASALVWICVLPSMFLLEPSMSIARAGTSAYLVKVGSGLVFFALAWWMMVMVERYAARAGAFTFGDFLAHYLTRGVARCVLALWAGLFLVHLILLLRTVAESTAKTALGQSEISLPLVLFGGAMMLGVRYRLTALLRASYLLALFAGGLVAVLVLFLLPMMQAELLLPWQGYGHAVTAREVVFDVGSWCAGTAVFLLFPMMRAEKGARRALSGGVAVVMVIKCAVILSALSVFGAVVGAERSFLFYEMAKLVHFSQYIQRVEAIFVCAWVMVVFLAMIVLVRVIVMLLVDALAVREGRPLSMLVISLASVCALLVSDLASTVQTNELLTYTVLPFAFFVIVGAVTVGYILRRRDTCAMRVGRND
- the cobT gene encoding nicotinate-nucleotide--dimethylbenzimidazole phosphoribosyltransferase, yielding MTLLTDTCRAIKPLDTALYQQISSDFTRRTGIDDLIADLAARYGAVTQSPMPTVPKKCLILAVADHGVAELGISAYPVETTVEMTKNYLIAHGAGANALANFAHADMVVVDVGIASDVSDIPNLIHKKIAYSTRNFTAGPAMTREEAVRALEVGIALVRDKVAEGCRSFSLGEMGIGNTTSSAAICAAFTGMSAEAVTGRGTGISDARMLIKTKAVADALAVNRPDPSDGLDVLAKVGGYELGCLAGAILGAGAYGAVVIIDGFNASAAAMIATALAPNVRDYMIGSHLSAEQAHVHMLRHLNLKPCIDMRLRLGEGTGASIAQAILDIAISLYTGEQATTKDPQTATAVQTEPTIRPLDRASSDRCQLLIDNLSKPLGSLGMLEQFAVRLAGIRKEARPPKQGKQRLYLFSPNISPAILAMAHTVKTEVQSVSHHGDIACGINLAESAARDGIRMIGLALGDETDIDTMTGIILGASAHRIAVFLDSRASLTAAERAVKQEPLCRNYLFTAHRPQEENVRDLMHTLDLPAPLHLGLSAEKGLGAMLGFTLMHAALHMLNDMKTFGEAGVTIAKDGPGSHRQKQDIKGDTI